A window of the Euzebya pacifica genome harbors these coding sequences:
- a CDS encoding methyl-accepting chemotaxis protein, producing MTSVFTRISGLSLRAQLRLLAGMLIVAGLATTLAAELGARDSAESFETVAETTAPATTLLISTDRDAYQAQLAVTYLAMLKDSSLEAELAPQALADFEENAAQTLSRFEEYQAVAFGTEAEVAEWTPYTEARQEWLAAAQVVVDAPDGPSAETALPQVGELFTVMRDRLDAIQEGVYEPIVADLADVQAAQRADSQRLIVAAVVVFVLSGLAVSWTLSNSISRRVAKNSRAVQGATQDLVTVSDVLSSTAEQTSGLAGVSATSAEELSGHMHSLAAAVEEMGVSIGEISRSTTEVNGISATSVELVDNALDRVGVLDESSRQIGKVAEVVTAIAEQTNLLALNATIEAARAGEAGKGFAVVANEVKELANETARATGEISALIDRIQDDSREVGTAINGIHDTIEKVSALQSSVASAVEEQSITTNEIGRTVGYVSDRATAITSSVRSVADSARRSAELAETTRGTSDVLRDVSSSLNQLIGGSESITRTPVEPAPSPAPVAPTPDHERRTLEAMEAELAEALDSFTGLAPGGPNGPSVNGHRDLNGHTG from the coding sequence ATGACGTCAGTCTTCACCCGCATCAGCGGACTCTCGCTGCGTGCGCAGCTGCGGCTCCTCGCCGGCATGCTCATCGTTGCCGGGCTGGCCACGACCCTGGCCGCCGAGCTCGGCGCGCGGGACAGCGCCGAGAGCTTCGAGACCGTCGCCGAGACCACCGCCCCGGCCACCACCCTGCTGATCAGCACCGACCGCGATGCCTACCAGGCGCAGCTCGCCGTCACCTACCTCGCGATGCTCAAGGACAGCTCGCTGGAGGCCGAGCTCGCCCCGCAGGCCCTGGCGGACTTCGAGGAGAACGCCGCGCAGACCCTGAGCCGGTTCGAGGAGTACCAGGCCGTGGCCTTCGGCACCGAGGCCGAGGTCGCGGAGTGGACCCCCTACACGGAGGCCCGCCAGGAGTGGCTCGCTGCCGCACAGGTCGTCGTGGACGCCCCCGACGGTCCCAGCGCAGAGACCGCGCTGCCGCAGGTCGGTGAGCTGTTCACCGTCATGCGTGACCGGCTGGACGCGATCCAGGAAGGCGTCTACGAACCGATCGTCGCCGACCTGGCCGACGTCCAGGCGGCCCAGCGTGCCGACAGCCAGCGGCTGATCGTGGCCGCCGTCGTCGTCTTCGTCCTCAGCGGCCTCGCCGTCTCGTGGACCCTCAGCAACTCCATCAGCCGTCGTGTGGCCAAGAACTCCCGTGCCGTGCAGGGCGCCACGCAGGACCTGGTCACGGTCAGCGACGTGCTGTCCAGCACCGCCGAGCAGACCTCCGGCCTGGCCGGCGTCAGCGCCACCAGCGCCGAGGAGCTGTCGGGCCACATGCACAGCCTCGCCGCGGCGGTGGAGGAGATGGGTGTCTCGATCGGGGAGATCAGCCGGTCCACGACCGAGGTCAACGGCATCTCGGCCACATCCGTCGAGCTGGTCGACAACGCCCTGGACCGCGTCGGCGTGCTGGACGAGTCGTCCAGGCAGATCGGCAAGGTGGCCGAGGTCGTCACCGCCATCGCCGAGCAGACCAACCTGCTGGCCCTCAACGCCACCATCGAGGCGGCACGCGCCGGCGAGGCCGGCAAGGGCTTCGCCGTGGTCGCCAACGAGGTCAAGGAGCTGGCCAACGAGACCGCCCGCGCGACCGGGGAGATCAGCGCGCTGATCGACCGCATCCAGGACGACTCACGCGAGGTCGGCACAGCCATCAACGGCATCCACGACACGATCGAGAAGGTCAGCGCCCTGCAGTCCTCCGTCGCGTCCGCGGTGGAGGAGCAGTCCATCACGACCAACGAGATCGGCCGCACGGTCGGGTACGTCTCGGACCGCGCGACGGCCATCACCAGCTCTGTTCGCTCCGTGGCCGACTCCGCTCGCCGATCCGCCGAGCTAGCCGAGACCACACGCGGTACCTCCGACGTGCTGCGAGACGTGTCGTCGTCGCTGAACCAGCTGATCGGTGGCAGCGAGTCGATCACCCGCACACCGGTCGAGCCCGCGCCGAGCCCTGCGCCCGTGGCACCCACCCCGGATCACGAGCGACGGACCCTCGAGGCGATGGAGGCTGAGCTGGCCGAGGCCCTCGACAGCTTCACCGGACTCGCCCCGGGCGGCCCCAACGGGCCTTCGGTCAACGGCCACCGCGACCTGAACGGCCACACCGGCTAG
- a CDS encoding protein-glutamate methylesterase/protein-glutamine glutaminase — translation MTTTSYRVLVVDDSSLIRRLLLKILQLDPEVVVVGQASDGHEALAVAEQVAPDLVVLDIEMPVMDGIEALEHLKRRYPSLPVIMFSTLTARGATATLDALTKGADDYVTKPSNTGSFAQTAEHVLAELTPRIKALVDRSRTRPMSPVLAPTTPLSSLTAPARQRPPSRTSFRPRVAVVAVSTGGPDALQTLVPLLPSSLPVPVLVTQHMPPLFTGLLADRLDGQAGIRVREGYDGAQPGPGEVWLAPGGFHMLLRADDDGRVVLALDDGPPVQSCKPAANPMFASAVDLFDRQVIGVVLTGMGIDGLDGARRVQQAGGMVICQDEASSVVWGMPGAVHKAGLAEEVLPLEDIATTIGRVASASPARPLTVRTPPARVGP, via the coding sequence GTGACGACCACTTCGTACCGCGTGCTGGTTGTCGATGACTCGTCGCTGATCCGACGGTTGTTGCTCAAGATCCTCCAGCTGGATCCCGAGGTCGTCGTGGTCGGTCAGGCGAGCGACGGTCACGAGGCGCTGGCCGTCGCCGAGCAGGTCGCCCCCGACCTCGTGGTCCTCGACATCGAGATGCCGGTCATGGACGGCATCGAGGCGCTGGAGCACCTCAAGCGCCGGTACCCCTCGCTCCCCGTCATCATGTTCTCCACGCTCACCGCGCGAGGGGCAACCGCGACCCTCGACGCCCTGACCAAGGGGGCCGACGACTACGTCACCAAGCCCTCCAACACCGGTTCGTTCGCCCAGACCGCCGAGCACGTCCTGGCCGAGCTGACGCCGCGGATCAAGGCGCTCGTGGACCGCAGTCGGACGCGCCCGATGTCGCCGGTGTTGGCCCCGACCACACCCCTGTCGTCGCTGACCGCCCCCGCCCGACAACGTCCGCCTTCGCGCACGTCCTTCAGGCCACGGGTTGCCGTCGTTGCGGTCAGCACGGGGGGCCCCGACGCCCTCCAGACCCTCGTTCCACTCCTCCCGTCCTCCCTCCCCGTGCCGGTCCTCGTCACCCAGCACATGCCGCCGCTCTTCACGGGACTGTTGGCCGATCGCCTCGACGGGCAGGCTGGCATCCGGGTTCGGGAGGGCTACGACGGAGCCCAGCCCGGACCGGGGGAGGTCTGGCTGGCGCCCGGCGGGTTCCACATGCTGCTTCGTGCCGACGACGACGGCCGCGTCGTGCTGGCGTTGGACGACGGCCCCCCGGTGCAGTCGTGCAAGCCCGCCGCGAACCCGATGTTCGCTTCGGCGGTCGACCTGTTCGACCGGCAGGTCATCGGGGTGGTGCTCACCGGTATGGGCATCGACGGCCTCGACGGCGCTCGACGAGTCCAGCAGGCCGGCGGGATGGTCATCTGCCAGGACGAGGCCAGCAGCGTCGTGTGGGGCATGCCCGGTGCGGTCCACAAGGCCGGCCTCGCCGAAGAGGTGCTGCCTCTGGAGGACATCGCGACGACCATCGGTCGGGTCGCCAGCGCGTCGCCGGCGCGACCACTGACCGTGCGCACCCCGCCGGCGAGGGTTGGTCCATGA